Below is a window of Fervidobacterium pennivorans DSM 9078 DNA.
CACATTTTCATCGCTTTAATACATTATCTTAATAGCTTCTCGCACTTCTTCCATCGTTTTCTGAGCTACACTTCTCGCCCTTTCGTTTCCCTCTTCCATTTTTACTTTCACCTCATCATCAGAAATAGCATTATACCTATCCCATATCGGCTGAAGCTTATTGACCATATTCTTCAAAAGCAGCTTCTTACAATCCACACAACCAATCTTTGCTTGTGTGCATCCCTCGTAAACCCACTGCTTTTCTTCGGGATTATCCGCCGTTCCGAACGCTTTGTGATAACCCCAGACAGGGCAAACCTCTGGATTACCTGGATCCGTTCTCCTCTTTCTGTTAGTATCCGTAACCATCGGCATAACCATCTTAGAAAGCTCTTGTTCGGTTGTTATTAAAGGAATCGTATTTCCGTAGCTTTTACTCATCTTCCTTCCGTCCGTTCCTAGCAACTTGGGAACTTTAGAAAGCAACTCTTTTGGTTCTGGGAAAACTTCCCTTTTGAAAATGTAATTGAACCTTCTGGCAATTTCTCGAGTAAGCTCAATATGATACACCTGGTCTTCTCCAACTGGAACACCATCAGCCTTGTAAATCAAAATATCGGCAGCCTGAAGAACAGGGTACATAAGAAATCCTGCGTTCGAAAGGTCCCTGTCTGTAACTTGCTGGCGCATTTCCTTGTAAGTTGGGACTCTTTCAAGCCAAGACAATGGGGTAACCATCGCAAAGAGCAAGAAAAGCTCCGCATGCTCTTTCACAGCCGATTGGACAAAAAGAGTTGACTTCTCAAGCCCAACCGCCATCATCGTCTTTACAAGCTCAAATGTGTTGACTCTCAGTTCTGACGTATCTTCATAATGCGTTGTCAACGCATGCCAATCGGCCACAAAATAAAATGTATCATTCCCTTCATTTTGAAGCTTAACCCAATTCTCAAAGACACCAACATAATGACCAATATGAACCTTTCCAGTTGGTCTAATTCCACTGAGTATGCGCATTAATTTTTCCTCCTTGCAATACGAATTTATCGGAAGTTATTATACCATAAATATATAAAATCAAAAATCCCCAAAGCTGGGGATTGGTTTCTTTACAGCAAATAATCGCGGCTATATTTCTTTGAAACTCAATACATTTATATCAAAATCTTTTAGCAAAGCTCGAGATTATTCTTAAACATTCATCATCCGAAAATCCCTCGCAGTTAAACTTTCAGACTTTTTTGTCGTATAAGATGCTCTCAATTATCCCCTACAAATTTACCATATGTTCCTGATTTAGTGAGATTTTGGCATAATGAAAAAAAAAGCTGGGCTAATCAATCATTACCCAGCTTTTGTTTGATTTATTTTATATACCTTCTCCAATTTTTCATTTGCAAATGTGGATGGTCAGGAAAATCTTTCCAGCTTCCTCCCCACTCTATTCCCAAACTTTCAGCTATCTTTCCGCATTTGTGCCATAGTGTATAATTGTTCCATACTGCCTTTCCATCAATCAGTGGTACAAAATCAACTGCCAATCCATGGCAATGTGGTGAATCTTTGAGCATTGTCACTACTTTGTTTTCCTTCTCGCTTATCGGTGGCATCCCCGCTTTCTTTCGTGCATTGTTGACAACTTCAAGTGGTGCTCTTCCTTGAAGATACAGTGCATATTGCTCTTCTTTCCTTCTGTATGTGTTGTAAATCAACACTTCTATGCCTGCAGTTTTGCAACTTTCGATAAATCTTTCCACAAGAATTCTAAATTCAGGCCTGAGCTTTTGCAAACTTCTTTCCACATCATCACCCAAAAAGATGTATCTACTTTGTATAAGTACAAGTCCAAACATGTTCAAGGCAAAAGTATACACAACCAACGAGCTTTTCGCATTGTTCAAAGTGCCAGCAGTCCCTACATTTGTGTTGGTGAAGGATGATAACGCAATACACACATAAATTGGATATTCTCCTACGAGTGAGTATTTAAAGCTGTTGAAAACAAAAGAGTGAATTATAATCAAAAAAAGAGGGGACAAGACGTCCCCTCGTTGTTTATTTGTTCGACTGTATTTAATAGAAGAATTGCATAAATCCCGAGAAGAAACGGAATTCATTAAGTATACATCTTCTACTGACGTTGTAGAAAACTTTCCTCACATTTTCTACCCTACTAACCCAAGGAACAACCATGTTGGAA
It encodes the following:
- the trpS gene encoding tryptophan--tRNA ligase, with translation MRILSGIRPTGKVHIGHYVGVFENWVKLQNEGNDTFYFVADWHALTTHYEDTSELRVNTFELVKTMMAVGLEKSTLFVQSAVKEHAELFLLFAMVTPLSWLERVPTYKEMRQQVTDRDLSNAGFLMYPVLQAADILIYKADGVPVGEDQVYHIELTREIARRFNYIFKREVFPEPKELLSKVPKLLGTDGRKMSKSYGNTIPLITTEQELSKMVMPMVTDTNRKRRTDPGNPEVCPVWGYHKAFGTADNPEEKQWVYEGCTQAKIGCVDCKKLLLKNMVNKLQPIWDRYNAISDDEVKVKMEEGNERARSVAQKTMEEVREAIKIMY
- a CDS encoding M15 family metallopeptidase, with amino-acid sequence MSPLFLIIIHSFVFNSFKYSLVGEYPIYVCIALSSFTNTNVGTAGTLNNAKSSLVVYTFALNMFGLVLIQSRYIFLGDDVERSLQKLRPEFRILVERFIESCKTAGIEVLIYNTYRRKEEQYALYLQGRAPLEVVNNARKKAGMPPISEKENKVVTMLKDSPHCHGLAVDFVPLIDGKAVWNNYTLWHKCGKIAESLGIEWGGSWKDFPDHPHLQMKNWRRYIK